The following DNA comes from Ictalurus punctatus breed USDA103 chromosome 19, Coco_2.0, whole genome shotgun sequence.
TCCCCCCCGAgattaatattaaattaaaagcaTTAATCATAGGTTTTGCAAACTAACAGTAATTGACTTATTGACCAGTCGATGATTATAACAGAGTTACTGATGagttctcattaaaaaaatacactataAACAAATTTTCTGCTGAAGACCTGGCTCTTTTTATTCAAATCTCTTCAGATATAAATAATTGTCTAATGCAGTATTATCttcacttttctttttatcAGCTTCTTTGTCAATCTTCACCATTATTGACAAATGAAAGTTTTGAAAACAGGTTCACATACGTAGGAAGCAAACCTGGACATAAATAGTGGAAGATCAAGAACTGATGTGCACCGAGAGTATTATATGCGGTCCAGCAGTGCAGGTGAGTGGTACTCAGCAGCCGTGATCAGGAACAATTCTGCATTTAAGGATCTTCAAGTAGTTCTGGACCTTGTCAGAATCACGGCGGAAGCAGTAGAGGAGCTCGTATTCACTCATGGCCTCTCCACTGGCAGGAAATAAGTCTTCAGGAGAAGTGAAGCCATTCATTGAGTTACTGATCATCCCCAACAACTGCATCTGTGTGTAGGGTGCAGGTTTATAGTTTAGAATTAGACAGTGAACACATTCGTGTGCACTAGTCATGTGCACTAGAGTTTGTAATTTAGTTGACTCACACAAAATGCAAGATTTTATGCTTTGAATCTTGAGAAAACCTTAAAGGTGGAAacatttgaaattgtttgaactcaattttatttgtatagacaCAGCAGCTTTCCTTATGTTACCTTAATGAACACGCCAGAAGAAACAATGGCAAGGAAGAAACCCATTGAGATAACATAAGGAAGAAActttaagaggaaccagacctcttctgggtaacaccggatagagggattataaatcattatcgTATACATGTGTAGAAGACTAAAGGCAAATAGTACATAGTGTTCAAATGATGGACAGTATGAGTATATTGtaaataagagtcctgggatgatcacaggacagtctttatgattacagcagcagttttaaCTCCACTACTCTCAGGACTGAGAAACTCAAGAAACTTTGGCATGTTTCATGTGGGAAATAAAGGGAAATCAGAGTTTTACTCTCATAAATACATCATTTTCTTTCCAGTATACTGTATTAACACTTTTCCGGGAGATAATGGCCTTAAGCTTTTGGCTCACGTTTAGTACACTGCACTGCACAGAAATTCACTTGTATCAATGCTTTCAATAAAGACGTTTTGCTCCGCCATCAGTAGCCTAAACCAGGGGTTCcaaaacttttccagggcaaaaggccccccaaatggcattaacatttgaccgaggccccccttttgcaagatgtctttaaaacacattaaaaatacagatttctgaatataccccccccccccctttttattaataattacatctttatattacattatattacaaattgattgtgtgtgtgtgtgtgtgtgtgtgtgtgtgtgtgtggttatctgagagtgagaatttatttttcacaccaaattgttgaggccccccgggcgccccctggcggcccccactttgaaaaccactggcctaAACTACAATTGAAATGGAGGATGTCACTAATGTCAGTAGTGTACAAGATTGATTGTTATGGTTATTCCTAATAATTCAATACATTGCAGTAATACTTGTGCAATAATGTACAGATCACTGATAAATGTATACATGTCCCTGATACAAATTTGTGAATTCTTCCAAAACACTGAGCCCGAGAGATAAAATGAGGTGCAACAGAAATCTACATAACGTGACAAATAGCAAACTAAAATGCTATTTTGTAATTCTTGGAATGCTTCCATACGCAATCATAACCTTTCATAAAAGTTTCAATCAAGCAGCTTTCAATATTCTCCACTCAGACATACACATTCTGAGGTTCTGTGAGGTCACATACCTTCTCCATGACTTTCTCCACTCCTTTCCTGAGGTCAAGAGCAATGTTACTCATCTCTAAAGCTTTACTGCTGATGAAGCTGTTAAAGTCCTGTTGGTGGGACATGCTCTCGTGCAGCATAGACAGAGGATATTTCCAGGCCATCAGCAGCTTGAGAATGACCTCTGTTAACTCCTCGTGCTGAGAGAGAATTGACAGAGTGCATTAAAAAATCTGGACCGTAGTAAATAATGGgccgaaacaaaaaaaacaactgatggTCTAAAAATGTTTTAGAGGTAGAAATAAACAGTGTAGTACTAAAGTTCAGttagagacagaacgagagagagagagagagagagagagagatgacagaTCAGTGAACTCACAGCCAGTTTCTGTGCAGTTTCCTTGCCATTAGGAGTTAGTATGCTGGATGTGTGGCACTTGCGATACTGGCTACCAATGTGGTTTTTGCCGGGCAGGAGGTCTTTCTCCTTAACAATTAAGTCAAAGTAAAAAGGAGATTAACACAGATTTATTGGATAATGTCAAAGACAAAGAATTTTTGTTAATAGTATTTACTATTGCTCAAACAAAAACCTTCATGCCATTATATTTGCTTTGCTGTTATCCACTCcatacatattaaaataataataataattaaaaaaatagcaaacaacaaaagaacaacaacaataataattatgattgttgttgtttttgttattatttatggtTTGAGATCATACAATGGTACTGAGATTATACTATGGTATGAACCAACAATTTTGGcaacactatttatttatttatttatttgttgtttgcttgtttgtttgtttgtataaaagaattttaaaaggAAGCAGCTGGAATATATGAATAATGTGCAAATCTAAGATTTGTATAAAATCATTAAACTAAATTCATGTGAATTCTCGTTCTGTCCACTAGTTAGCAGTGGGTGGTTTATCAACCCATGATATCTGTTTTATCCAGTTATAAAAATGGTCAAAAAGAGTTGAACATAACATttgtaatattaaatatgatttCTAACATGCCAATCCTATTCCACGTTAGAAAAATTATTTTAGCATGGGAACGGGTCAGTGGGATGCAAGCAGAACCTAAGTATTAGCAAAGAAATATCAGTCAACACTGATTACCAATGTCTCATCATGTCAgtgattcatttaaaacaatgatCCTTTAACTTAATACTTTTAAACTGGAGCCCTTGATTATGATCATTATTCAAGTGCTCATATTAATTTCAGTCAATACATAGAAATCATgcctttttaaaatacaaatgtaaataaaaaggtaGAAAGCTACTGTACTTACAAGCTCAGAGTGCAGGTCGCTGGACAGCCCGTGCATCCTGGCTGAGTGTCGGATGACCCTGTCGAACAGATCAGCCAGAGAGAGGAGCTGGCAGCCGGTGTGTCCGAAGGCACAGATTGGCATGGTGCTCACGACGTTACACAGGTCCATGCACAGAAATGCCACAAAGAGAAGAGCTACATAGAGAAgatgagaaatgaaaaagattGGAGAAATATTGTTGAGTCCATTTTGAGGTTTTAtaatgtaaagaaagaaagaaagaaagaaggaaattgTTAACATTTGGGTCTCTTCGTATTTTCTTCTGTCAGAAGAGACGGACAAATGAGATAAAAGCCAGAGAGGAAACCTCCTGAGGTTCCAGATATCAATCCAGATTagaagcagagagagatggGATTAGGCTTAGGAAAAACACATTGGAAAGAACAAAATGAtttgacaggaaaaaaaaattaagagaaaatgGAAATGAGAATGGAAAAGAacgaaaaagggaaaagaacttcagaaaacaaaagaaaatccGTAGACGTATACACAGCTGTAGAAGTAAGAGAGTAGTTTGACAATAGCCTTCCATTCATGCTTTTAGCGGTACCTTGCTTTTGGTTGCTAGACATGCTGAGagtcgtgtgtgtttgtggtgcagctgagggtTGAGCTTGTATTTAAAGTGGTCAGAGCTTAAGGCAAATACATGGCTCTTTGTGTCATATTGAATGGAAACGGCATGCGTTCGTGGTCCTGAAGTCGTCATAACCCAACATGTCTGTTTCTTGAAGCGGTTTGTGACCATCAGTATTTCCACACCTTTCAGCTTCATGCTtcatgcatcatcatcatcatcagtcccTCATATGATGCAGGAGCTAGCTCCTTGCTACCTTCTGCGTCACAAGAACGTGTAATACTTCTTTGGGATGACATCTGTTATAATCCAAACTTGTGCGTCTTGTGGATATACCTTGTGGATATATTTCTGTGGACAGCACCTAAAAATAGGTAGTAAAGCAATCAGTATATTCACTGCTCTACTAACTGACAGCTACAGCAGCTACAACTCACTTGTGTTGGTCCAGAAAGTGATTTGAAGAATGAATGTTTTATCACAAAATGTACTGATTTGCAATAAGAGGAGAAAATGGAAATCTGGCAACCTAGCTTTTTAGGAGTAAgtcaagtgagtttttattgtcattcctctatatagcttgtatccattggaatgaaatgtcatttttccaggaccatggtgctacacaATACAGTactctacataaagtgcaaatgcACAACAGTGAGAGACGAGTGCAGTGGTATCGAGTcatactgggttaggtgtttgactagcTCAGCTAGGCATTTGAGGAAATTGGGAGGAAACCACAGAACTCACAGGAAACTCATATGGATATGGGGAGAACATTCTCATCTATAAAGTATCCAGAGCGCAGGAACAAGAATGCCTCCCCCTTcttctttcttgctctccttaTCACCATGGCCAAGTACTTCACTGTATGTGATCTCCAAAGGCTTTATGTTTAATAGTGACTGAGATCCCATTCTTTGCAGTCAGCAAtgtatacacatttttttaacaaaaaaggGCGTCTCGAAATGTGCACTGTGTTGGCGGATTTTGAACGTCACATCACTCTTTCACGCCACTTCACCTACTTCAGCACAGAGCGTTCATTTATGAACACAAAAATATCAACAGTgcataaaggaaaaaaattaataaatcactGGCACCTCACAAAAACACCAGCAAATTGAGCTTGTGCTGGTATGGAGCTCTGCGTGCAGCGTATCAAACACTATTAGTATTTCCATGATAAATCTCTCAACCCTTTTGAAACGCTCACTTAGCCCAAGCCCATGTAATGCAATGCCATTATCTGTaattgtatctgtatctgttaatgctcaaaatattcatgtctggtttctttttttggttAACTATGCCTTGGAGCACACTGGGGAACTAAAGAGGGCTGCTGGAAAAATTCACAAATGATAACAATATGACTTTCTATATTTTATCTAACATGAATGAGTAAGCGAGCTAACTTCAAAGCAGTGATGCCTTTCCGGAATTAAGAAATTCAACTTATCATCTAATAGACATTTATCAGAGTTACTTCAATTTTGGGGTTGTTACATATAAAGGTCTGGAAAGATCAGAAAATGTTTACTGGACACACTACTGTAAAGCTGGGACACACACTGAAATGCTGCTGTGAGTCTGAATTGGGCTCTTTAAGCACCAATTTATTCTAATGCCTGTATGGTATAAAGTGGTGTCCAAAAGTCCATATTGACCATCTGAAAATCTGAAAATTTTCATCTGAATATTGAAAATCtgggaaaatctttttttttttcattcaaaattacaaatgaacagattttagaattttaaaaatatttaaaacctAGAAAGTGTTCAATATtgaagattctgcactatttgtAGATCTCTGTTTAAATGTATGCAAATGTGTGATGCTGACCATGATAAATGCTTTGTACACAAGGTCggattttcctcatgcctaatctcttccATTGAAGCGTATGTTCAGACGATTTGATTTACCGAAGCGATTGTTCAgacgtaccaaatactaagaaactttGAAACTGATGATAATATTACCAAAGATTCTACTTCGAAATATCTTTAATTTGctgtcaataatataaaattgtaatgaaaattgtcgTATCAAATTAGAAAAGATTGCAAAGTAGGAGCATTTTCACTAgcgctctcagacttttggaccccagtgtacagtacatacaaccccaattccaaaaaagttgggacgctatgtaaaatgtaaataaaaagatttgcAAATTTCatgaacccatatgttattctcAATGGAACATAGAAAatatgtcaaatgtttaaactgaggcaATGTACCATTTTacgaaaaaaataaggtaattttgaacttcatggccacaacacgtctcaaaaaagttgggacggggccacaaaaggctggaaaagtaagtgttactaaaaagaaagagCTGGGGGAACATTTAGCAATTAATTATGTTAATTGGCAAcaagtcagtaacatgattgtgtataaaaagagtatcttagagaggcagagtctctcagaagtaaagatgggatggaatctggatggaagcatatgttgatCTAAAACCTTATATACCCTTTAGCAttgatgcctttccagatgtacaagctgcccattccataggcactaatgcaccctcataccatcagagatgcaggcttttgaactgagcactgataaaaagacggatggtccctctcctctttagtcctctttagtttagaggacacaGCGtacaaaaagaattaaaaatttcgattcgtctgaccacagaacagttttccagttCACCTCAgtatattttaaatgagctttggcccagagaagacggcggcgtttctggatcatgttcacatatggcttcttctttgcatgatagagatttaaccagcatttgtggataacacggtgaactgtgttcatagacaatgagttctggaggtgtttctgagcccatgcagtgatttccattacagaatcacgcctgtttttaatgcagtgctgcctgagggcccgaagatcatgggcatgcaatattgattttcgcTCTGGTCCCTTgtacacagagatttctccaa
Coding sequences within:
- the prl2 gene encoding prolactin 2, whose translation is MLTISFFLSFFLYIIKPQNGLNNISPIFFISHLLYVALLFVAFLCMDLCNVVSTMPICAFGHTGCQLLSLADLFDRVIRHSARMHGLSSDLHSELEKDLLPGKNHIGSQYRKCHTSSILTPNGKETAQKLAHEELTEVILKLLMAWKYPLSMLHESMSHQQDFNSFISSKALEMSNIALDLRKGVEKVMEKMQLLGMISNSMNGFTSPEDLFPASGEAMSEYELLYCFRRDSDKVQNYLKILKCRIVPDHGC